A genomic segment from Dermatobacter hominis encodes:
- a CDS encoding alpha/beta hydrolase, which produces MTRTRLPALLVACAVLFTACSDGGSPSAEKESDPRPTGGAPAAGGTDGDLHWSKCTGKLTAMAGLDCATLDVPLDPAEPDGDRVGIALARKAATGPADERIGSLVINPGGPGGSGLEFLANAASSFPSSLTDRFDLVSFDPRGVGESDPVRCLDDDQKDAQMEGDLTPDTPEERTRIEEDQTALREGCTERNPEMVTHMSTADVAADLDRIRTALGDEQLNFLGYSYGTSIGATYAAMFPTHIRAMVLDGSISPSASAADQAMVQATGFERTLANFIAACDADQTCALAPDAAAAIAATRAELESKPVTVEDSSGSRTLNRDLFDYGLATALYDTSTWGPTAQAIADIREGGAATFLALVDRQTGRQADGSYDNSSDAQVMVNCADQEDRPTAEQAAQDEARIAQAAPTFGALIGAGLTGCDDWPEPAQPTPAPKADGAPSILVIGTVGDPATPYEWAQEMTQALSGSVLLTYEGDGHTAFLRGGQCIEDAVVGYFVDLEVPSAGTRCPAQSSSDEFGGVRDELIEQLADSGLPQELATCVVDGMIERVGEAEFNDMVLKNEQEEITKLAQATALECATSGGG; this is translated from the coding sequence GCACGGACGGCGATCTGCACTGGTCCAAGTGCACCGGCAAGCTCACGGCCATGGCGGGGCTCGACTGCGCCACGCTCGACGTGCCGCTCGACCCGGCGGAGCCCGACGGCGACCGGGTCGGCATCGCCCTGGCCCGCAAGGCGGCGACCGGTCCGGCCGACGAGCGCATCGGGTCGCTCGTCATCAACCCCGGCGGCCCCGGCGGCTCCGGGCTCGAGTTCCTCGCCAACGCCGCCAGCTCCTTCCCGTCGTCGCTGACCGACCGCTTCGACCTCGTGTCGTTCGATCCGCGCGGCGTGGGCGAGAGCGACCCGGTCCGCTGCCTCGACGACGACCAGAAGGACGCCCAGATGGAGGGCGACCTCACGCCCGACACGCCCGAGGAGCGGACCAGGATCGAGGAGGACCAGACCGCGCTGCGGGAGGGCTGCACCGAGCGCAACCCCGAGATGGTCACCCACATGAGCACGGCCGACGTCGCCGCCGACCTCGACCGGATCCGGACGGCGCTCGGCGACGAGCAGCTCAACTTCCTCGGCTACTCCTACGGGACCTCGATCGGCGCGACCTACGCCGCCATGTTCCCGACCCACATCCGGGCGATGGTGCTCGACGGATCGATCAGTCCGTCGGCGTCGGCCGCGGACCAGGCAATGGTCCAGGCCACGGGCTTCGAGCGCACGCTCGCGAACTTCATCGCCGCCTGCGACGCCGACCAGACGTGCGCGCTGGCCCCCGACGCCGCCGCGGCGATCGCCGCCACCCGGGCGGAGCTCGAGTCGAAGCCGGTCACGGTCGAGGACAGCTCCGGCTCCCGGACGCTCAACCGGGACCTGTTCGACTACGGCCTGGCCACCGCGCTCTACGACACCTCGACGTGGGGCCCGACCGCGCAGGCCATCGCCGACATCCGCGAGGGCGGGGCCGCCACCTTCCTCGCGCTGGTCGACCGCCAGACCGGCCGCCAGGCCGACGGCAGCTACGACAACTCGAGCGACGCCCAGGTGATGGTCAACTGCGCGGACCAGGAGGACCGCCCGACCGCGGAGCAGGCCGCGCAGGACGAGGCCCGCATCGCGCAGGCCGCACCCACCTTCGGCGCGCTGATCGGCGCGGGGCTGACCGGGTGCGACGACTGGCCCGAGCCGGCCCAGCCCACCCCCGCCCCCAAGGCCGACGGCGCCCCGTCGATCCTGGTCATCGGCACGGTCGGCGACCCGGCCACCCCGTACGAGTGGGCGCAGGAGATGACCCAGGCGCTGTCCGGCAGCGTGCTGCTCACCTACGAGGGCGACGGCCACACCGCCTTCCTCCGCGGCGGCCAGTGCATCGAGGACGCCGTCGTCGGCTACTTCGTCGACCTGGAGGTGCCGTCCGCGGGCACCCGTTGCCCGGCCCAGAGCTCGAGCGACGAGTTCGGCGGCGTGCGCGACGAGCTGATCGAGCAGCTCGCCGACTCCGGCCTGCCCCAGGAGCTGGCCACCTGCGTCGTGGACGGGATGATCGAGCGCGTCGGCGAGGCCGAGTTCAACGACATGGTGCTCAAGAACGAGCAGGAGGAGATCACCAAGCTCGCCCAGGCGACGGCGCTCGAGTGCGCCACGTCGGGCGGCGGGTGA
- a CDS encoding MBL fold metallo-hydrolase, with the protein MAIELVQTDGIFALDGGEWEVTNNIWLVGDDREVLVVDAAHDAVAIAGAINGRRVTAIALTHGHNDHINAAVALQDLVDAPILLHPADRMLWDVVYPDRAPDRDLEAGASLDAGGTRLGVLSTPGHSPGCCCFHDAEADHLFSGDTLFCGGPGATGRSFSDFPTIVRSIREQLLSLPPETVVHTGHGDSTTIGAEAPDVEEWLRRGH; encoded by the coding sequence ATGGCGATCGAACTGGTCCAGACCGACGGCATCTTCGCCCTCGACGGCGGCGAGTGGGAGGTCACCAACAACATCTGGCTGGTCGGCGACGACCGCGAGGTGCTGGTCGTCGACGCCGCTCACGACGCCGTGGCGATCGCCGGCGCGATCAACGGCCGGCGGGTCACGGCCATCGCGCTGACCCACGGCCACAACGACCACATCAACGCCGCCGTCGCGCTCCAGGACCTGGTCGACGCACCGATCCTCCTCCACCCCGCGGATCGAATGCTGTGGGACGTCGTGTACCCCGACCGTGCGCCCGACCGCGACCTGGAGGCCGGCGCGTCGCTGGACGCCGGGGGCACCCGGCTGGGCGTCCTGAGCACCCCGGGCCACTCGCCGGGCTGCTGCTGCTTCCACGACGCCGAGGCCGACCACCTGTTCTCGGGCGACACCCTGTTCTGCGGCGGACCGGGCGCGACGGGGCGCAGCTTCTCGGACTTCCCGACGATCGTCCGCTCGATCCGCGAGCAGCTGCTCTCGCTGCCGCCCGAGACCGTCGTCCACACCGGCCACGGCGACTCGACCACGATCGGGGCCGAGGCGCCCGACGTCGAGGAGTGGCTGCGCCGCGGCCACTGA
- a CDS encoding protein meaA, with translation MASLPQRDRPWLMRTYSGHSTAKASNELYRTNLAKGQTGLSIAFDLPTQTGYDPDHVLARGEVGKVGVPVAHLGHMRTLLDGIPPGEMNTSMTINATAAWLLGLYVANAAEQGVDSTALRGTTQNDIVKEYLSRGTYIFPPHQSRRLIVDMFAFCNEHVPKWNPMNVCSYHLQEAGATPVQEIAYSLACAIGVLDAVQESGQVPAERMSDVVASVSFFVNAGIRFVEEIAKMRTFTKMWDRLTAERYGVTDPKARRFRYGVQVNSLGLTEAQPENNVQRIVLEALGVTMSRDARARSLQLPAWNEALGLPRPWDQQWSLRIQQVLALETDLLEYPDLFEGSHVMEALTSDLEDAAQAELDDVLALGGAFEAIDELKGRLVRSHTERMRRIESGDLTVIGVNAFTETAESPLAGDDSILKVDPAVQDEMINDVQAWRAARDQAEVDRALAELERVARTDENIMPATIDLARAGGTTGEWADRLREVFGEYRAPTGVAAAAGVAGGNDGLRALSERLRALDGGPPRFLVAKPGLDGHSNGAEQIAVAARDAGMEVIYQGIRLTPAQIAAAARDEDVDVVGLSILSGSHLELVPEVVRLLREARVTAPVVAGGIIPEDDRPKLLEDGVAAVFTPKDFELTRIITEIADLAVAARD, from the coding sequence ATGGCATCTCTCCCTCAGCGGGACCGTCCGTGGCTGATGCGGACCTACTCGGGCCACTCGACCGCCAAGGCGTCCAACGAGCTGTACCGGACCAACCTGGCCAAGGGCCAGACCGGGCTCTCCATCGCCTTCGACCTCCCGACGCAGACGGGCTACGACCCGGACCACGTGCTGGCGCGGGGCGAGGTCGGCAAGGTCGGCGTCCCGGTCGCGCACCTCGGCCACATGCGGACGCTCCTCGACGGCATCCCCCCGGGCGAGATGAACACGTCGATGACGATCAACGCCACGGCCGCGTGGCTGCTCGGCCTCTACGTCGCCAACGCCGCCGAGCAGGGCGTCGACAGCACGGCGCTGCGGGGCACGACGCAGAACGACATCGTCAAGGAGTACCTGTCGCGGGGCACGTACATCTTCCCGCCGCACCAGAGCCGTCGGCTGATCGTCGACATGTTCGCCTTCTGCAACGAGCACGTCCCCAAGTGGAACCCGATGAACGTGTGCTCGTACCACCTGCAGGAGGCCGGTGCGACGCCGGTGCAGGAGATCGCCTACTCGCTCGCCTGCGCGATCGGCGTGCTGGACGCCGTGCAGGAGTCCGGCCAGGTGCCGGCCGAGCGCATGTCCGACGTCGTCGCGTCGGTGAGCTTCTTCGTGAACGCGGGCATCCGCTTCGTCGAGGAGATCGCCAAGATGCGGACCTTCACGAAGATGTGGGACCGCCTGACCGCCGAGCGCTACGGCGTCACCGACCCGAAGGCCCGGCGCTTCCGCTACGGCGTGCAGGTCAACTCGCTCGGGCTGACCGAGGCGCAGCCGGAGAACAACGTGCAGCGCATCGTGCTCGAGGCGCTCGGCGTGACCATGTCGCGCGACGCCCGCGCCCGGTCGCTGCAGCTGCCCGCGTGGAACGAGGCGCTCGGCCTGCCGCGCCCGTGGGACCAGCAGTGGTCGCTGCGCATCCAGCAGGTGCTGGCGCTCGAGACCGATCTGCTCGAGTACCCCGACCTGTTCGAGGGCAGCCACGTGATGGAGGCCCTGACGTCGGACCTCGAGGACGCCGCGCAGGCCGAGCTCGACGACGTGCTCGCGCTGGGCGGCGCGTTCGAGGCCATCGACGAGCTGAAGGGCCGGCTCGTCCGCTCCCACACGGAGCGGATGCGACGCATCGAGTCGGGCGACCTGACGGTCATCGGCGTGAACGCCTTCACCGAGACCGCCGAGTCGCCCCTCGCCGGCGACGACAGCATCCTGAAGGTCGACCCCGCGGTCCAGGACGAGATGATCAACGACGTCCAGGCGTGGCGGGCCGCCCGGGACCAGGCCGAGGTCGACCGGGCGCTGGCCGAGCTGGAGCGCGTCGCCCGCACCGACGAGAACATCATGCCGGCGACGATCGACCTGGCCCGCGCCGGCGGCACCACCGGCGAGTGGGCCGACCGCCTGCGCGAGGTGTTCGGCGAGTACCGCGCCCCGACGGGCGTCGCCGCCGCCGCCGGCGTGGCGGGCGGCAACGACGGGCTGCGCGCCCTGTCGGAGCGGCTGCGCGCCCTCGACGGCGGGCCGCCCCGGTTCCTCGTCGCCAAGCCGGGCCTCGACGGCCACTCGAACGGTGCCGAGCAGATCGCCGTGGCGGCGCGCGACGCCGGCATGGAGGTCATCTACCAGGGCATCCGGCTGACGCCCGCGCAGATCGCCGCCGCGGCGCGCGACGAGGACGTCGACGTCGTCGGGCTGTCGATCCTGTCGGGCTCGCACCTCGAGCTGGTGCCAGAGGTCGTCCGGCTGCTCCGCGAGGCCCGTGTCACCGCGCCGGTGGTGGCGGGTGGCATCATCCCCGAGGACGACCGCCCGAAGCTCCTCGAGGACGGCGTGGCCGCCGTGTTCACGCCGAAGGACTTCGAGCTCACCAGGATCATCACCGAGATCGCCGATCTGGCCGTCGCCGCCCGGGACTGA
- a CDS encoding GGDEF domain-containing protein produces MVDARVIALVLGVVGLAFGVAALAAGVPALGAVAGLAAIAAGGTALAASPQRATAAEPAAPDDRDQTIDRTRRELADARGEVEALRQELAAARSGAEDAPEPPPELAGSDTSALTDPESQLFSEAYFRVALQSRLASARRHLRPVSVCLMQVAQGQVEDASSSAPPARVADAIRETLREADIACRLDDGTFAAILEDTPENGAVWTVERTRRNLVSRSGPHTMWAGVACYPAHAFSGDELLEQARAALVAAQEWNQDRIEVAAVEG; encoded by the coding sequence ATGGTCGACGCTCGTGTCATCGCGCTCGTGCTCGGCGTCGTCGGCCTGGCCTTCGGCGTCGCAGCCCTGGCCGCCGGCGTGCCCGCGCTGGGCGCCGTCGCCGGCCTCGCCGCGATCGCCGCCGGCGGCACCGCCCTCGCCGCGTCGCCCCAGCGGGCCACGGCCGCCGAACCCGCGGCTCCCGACGACCGCGACCAGACGATCGACCGCACGCGCCGCGAGCTGGCCGATGCCCGCGGCGAGGTCGAGGCGCTCCGCCAGGAGCTCGCCGCCGCCCGCTCCGGGGCGGAGGACGCACCCGAGCCGCCGCCCGAGCTCGCCGGCTCCGACACCTCGGCGCTGACCGACCCCGAGTCGCAGCTGTTCTCCGAGGCCTACTTCCGCGTCGCCCTGCAGTCCCGGCTGGCCTCGGCCCGCCGCCACCTGCGGCCCGTGTCCGTCTGCCTCATGCAGGTCGCGCAGGGCCAGGTCGAGGACGCCTCCTCGTCGGCGCCGCCGGCCCGGGTCGCCGACGCGATCCGCGAGACGCTCCGAGAGGCCGACATCGCCTGCCGCCTCGACGACGGCACCTTCGCCGCCATCCTCGAGGACACCCCCGAGAACGGCGCGGTGTGGACCGTCGAGCGCACCCGGCGCAACCTGGTCAGCCGCTCGGGTCCCCACACGATGTGGGCCGGCGTCGCCTGCTACCCCGCCCACGCGTTCAGCGGCGACGAGCTGCTCGAGCAGGCCCGGGCGGCGCTGGTCGCCGCGCAGGAGTGGAACCAGGACCGCATCGAGGTCGCCGCCGTCGAGGGCTGA